Genomic segment of Paenibacillus polymyxa:
CTAAAAGATGTACCCAAAGAACATATGCCCGAGATTTTTGTGAAAAACGATACGCATGATGAATACATGTATGGGTTGATTTCGGTGACCCTTGAAAGTCTGACGTACAATTTGCAATTGGTGGAGAAAAGGAAATAGGACATCGTTCAATAAAGCATGAGAGGATGAGATCAATGACTCAAAAATCAATTGCATGGACTACAGGAACATGGACTAATCACCCTGTATCATCCATAGAAGAAGACCAGTTTCTTAAAGTTGAAACCAGAGAAGGAAGCGACTACTGGGAAAAAACTTTGTATGGATTTGAACGCAGTAGCGGACATTCCCTGCTTACAGACTGGGAAGAAGGCTCAGCCATCGAAGTCACGTTTCAATTAGGCTCATTTACGGAGCTCTATGATCAGGCCGGTATTATGCTGTATCAAGGACAGCAAAAGTGGATTAAAGCTGGGATTGAATTAAATGACGGAATTCCTCAATTAGCTGTCGTAGTCACAGATGGCTATTCCGATTGGTCATTAGCTCCTGTACCTGAATGGGTAGGGAAAAATGTCACGATTCGTGCTTCACAGCTACAGGATGCAGTTATCATTAGAGCTCGAACCGAAAATCAAAACTGGCGCACCGTACGTGTAGCACGCTTTCCTTATGAAACGGGACAACAGGCGGGTCCTTTTGCCTGCGCGCCGACTCG
This window contains:
- a CDS encoding DUF1349 domain-containing protein, encoding MTQKSIAWTTGTWTNHPVSSIEEDQFLKVETREGSDYWEKTLYGFERSSGHSLLTDWEEGSAIEVTFQLGSFTELYDQAGIMLYQGQQKWIKAGIELNDGIPQLAVVVTDGYSDWSLAPVPEWVGKNVTIRASQLQDAVIIRARTENQNWRTVRVARFPYETGQQAGPFACAPTRAGFQVIFTRWVSTEPDRDIHVDPPIKE